The genomic stretch CTTAACTTAACTGAACCATACCAAATACTAAGAATTTTTTCACTTAAATGAACCATACCAAACACTGGAATGAAATGGATAAGTTGAAAAGGCCTTTCCTTTCTAAGCCAATTCTATGTACCAAACGAGCATGGTAGTTCCTACTGTATATGATGATAATTTCGGGTAAAATGTACTAGTTTTCTTGCTAACAAATTGGTGATTTCCTTGAATGCCTCTTTGCTTTTTTTGGCATTCTGAGATTGATCAACATCatacaaattttaaatataagttatttattttcataATAACAAACGTCTATGCATGACACAAAAGCCTATGCAATAAATTTGGCACTTGAAAAGAATATCAAACCAATTCTATGCAATGGAAGAATTTATTCAATCATCAACATCAACATCAACATGAACATgaacacatatatatatatatatatatatatatatatatatatatagattttcAACActagaaaaggaaagaaagaaatgttGGGATATTCAAAAGAGTTTTTGACAGATGCACCATATTCTGCTCCCCTAAACCAAGCTTCAATGACAAGGCCCAGGCCCATGCCCAGGCAACATCTATATCCCCACCCTTTTTCGCTAGGGTTTTATCGAGAACCTATTTCACTTCTTCTTCCCTCCGCTGCTCAAAACAAATTTCTCAATTCAATTCAATCTCAATGCCCACCAAATCCCTgcaaaaaaatgtcaaatgaAGATCGAAATCTCAATGCCCGGAGCCCATTTGGCTACTGTGGAAGCAAAGCGACGTCGTCAAACCGGTTGTTACTTGCTTTCCCAGTTGCAAAATTGCGCTTCGGCCAAGTTTCAGAAATTGcctttaattaagtttttttaataatttgtaAAATCCTGCATATTTGCACTCATAATTATCATGGGCTTTGCTAATTTGAAATGGTAAGGCTTTTGATCCAAGAGTGCATAAAGGAAATGCTGAGTTAACTCGGCGGCGGCCAGACAACCGCTGAGATGGATCCACAGATGAATGCCCCCTTTTCCATACGGCATTTATCTACTAAATCCATCTtacataattttattttatttgctttcaaCTTCTGATTTTTCGTTTAAGTGTAGTAAAAGTTAGGAGGtagaatttttgttttaattttatttcattttacatttttttcgTTTTTGAATGGCTAATGGATTATTAATACTTTGAATCTATTGATTACATCTTGGTATTAAGCTATCTGTCAAGAAATAGATGTAAAAAGTTGTGGTCTTGTAGCACTTTATTAAATTAATTGACAAATTGTATCAGTTGTTTTGTTTATATTTGCGGGAATTTGTACCCTACATTGTTATGTTAAATTCCAAAGCAATCACCATCATGCCCTTGACTGCTAGCATTTTTACTGGAGGGCAGCTATGAAGATATGGAAGCCTCAAATGTGAGGGTAGAATATAGTTGTAACTGTTTATGGTTATCCTGCAGGTTTGTTCCTGGGCAAGCTCAGATTCATGATTAGGCGAGGTGGGGATTGTGTAGTTTAACAAAATCAATAAACTCTGCGATTGATTTGATGTACGGTTGAATGCCTGCAATGTGCACACAGTGAAAATCTTGCTGCATGATAATCTGCACCGTGAAAGTGTGTGGGGGGTATGCAGCTGTCTCTCGTCTGTTGTATTTCTTTGAACAACTGGCAAGTTGCAGGTTTAAGTTCTGAAGCCGTTCAGCACTTGGCGTAAAGGAACAAGTGCTTCAGTGATCCCGGCTGATCTCTGCAATATTATGTTAATTGAGTTTACTAAGGAGCTTAGTGACTGTATGATAGGTGCTGTATTTGTCAGAGTGTACTGCACCAATCTGATTAAATTCATACAGAATAGTTGAGATCTTATGTATTTGTTGGCAGTTGGTTTGGGAGCTGATAAATGGGCTTCTTACCGGTGAGAATTCTGCTGTGACATTTGTGCCTTGCCATATTCTTACCGGTGAGATCAGCCTTTACAGTCATACATTGCAAATTATTGGCAGATTATAAAACAATACAAGTAATAGAGCATGTAGTTGCTGATTGTGACCATTGACTCCGGTATTCCGCCAAAATGGTACCAATGTGTCTCCGGGAGCTTTAGCATTCCTATTTTCCAGAAATGCTCCGGCCGCAGGTGTATTCTTTCCGTGAAGAACTAACTAGCTCCCCTGAAACGTGAATGCGCATGTCTTCACCAAGAAATTACTATAAAGCAGATTATCGCTTGATGAGGTCGTCTATATAAAGCATAAACAAAGGAAATATCTTAAACTATTTGTGTTGcaaattcagatttggaaaCCAACATGTACCAGACACCTCCTTGATGCAGCCATGCAGCAAGATTGCTCACAATGGTGCAGCAAAAGAACTGGCATTAAAAGATATAGATAAAAGAGGCTGAGCACCACTGACGAAGAAACTGCATGGCCCTAATTCCTCCCTTGTAGGTTCTAAGTAGAACGGATAAACAAAGGTTAGAATGTCGCTGATCTGTTTATGCGCTAATAGGCTTACATCCTTTGAAAAACTAGCAGAGTTTCCAAATGCCAAATGCCATCAATTTTAAACTACTGATTCgaattttacaaaatgaaacGAAGCAGCACAGCTAACTTAATACATCAGATTCTTGTGTTAGAAAACCAGTGAACTAGCCAGCAATTTTCCTCATAGGTTGTACCAATCAACGGTGCAGCTAAACTGAGTACATTTCAAGAGGACGCTTATTCGTCATCTTCTTGGGTGTCATCAGCAGCTAGCAGATGATTAAGAGAAACTTTTGGTTTTTTGGTCTGTGGCAAGATATCCTTGGCAGTATCTTCATCGCTCTTCCTCTTGAAGAATTCATCTTTCTCTTTATCAGGTTCTTCACCTCTGTCTGGAACTTCTATTTCAGCAGTCCCTGCATTCTCCTCTAAAGAAGAATTTGGTCGACCttctgaaaattttcctttACCATTCAAGACCTCCTTGCAGGATGTGGTTTGACACTGAACCAAGAATGCGCGAATTTCTTCACTGCCAGCCAAATCAACTGGAGTTTTACCAGCTTTGTTCTTTGCATCAATATTTGCGCCTTTTTTAATCAAGTACTTGACAAGTTCCAAATGCGAACCTTGGGCAGCATAATGCAGAGCAGTCATTCCTTTGCGATTGTGTGACTTGATGGGGACTCCGAAGTTAACGAGAATCCTCACAACTTCAGTGTGACCCTTCTGAGCAGCAAAATGAATGGCACCCATATCATCCATTGCAGCAGCTCCAACATCAGCTTTTTTGCAGAGATATTCCATTACCTTTGTTTGCCCAGACCAAGCTGCTAGATGAAGTCTAAACTCAATGTTCCTCAAGGAATACACAAGACAGAAAAGTCACAGTATCCACATCTAGTGATGAGAAATGATGTAAATAGCTGTAAGGCAGTGTTTGTTCCCTGTTTCTCATATATATtaatccccccccccccccccccaaaaaaaaggcTCAAATGGTATTCCTCTTGATTTCTCTGGATAAGCATCACTGATTGATATTATCATTTAAGatcacattttttaaaaatgttgCAGATAAAGCATAAAGCTctgtaataaaaattaaacaagCCTCAACACGTTGATTCTGTGGACAAGGAGAGGTTATTATAATTCTCAACTTTTGTAACTTTGTTTTCTGAAAAATTCTTCATCCTCCACCCCACACACTGATTGATAATGACAGTTTTGTCAGGAGCCTTCAAGTAAACTTGCATGAAACTTCTAGTTACTATAGTTTAAAACTTTATGcctgatttttcaaaatttcagtcAAGTGTGATCTTTTGTTCTCTGCGAAAACACGTGCTGCTGGCAGCTTGCAAATACCAAAATATCAAACAGGAAAATAACCACATCAACGTTTGGAAATCCTTTTGATATGTGAACAGCACTAAACTGAAATACTGAGTCAGGCCCAATTCAATAAAAtcacttaaaataaaaaaccaaAGAACAGGATTTCTAGGATGCTCTATCTTCTGGAAAACTACTTATCTGCGGTACATATTAAAGAGGAATGAAAAAAGCAACCGTGCTTGAATGAAAGAGGCTCAACTATACTTTTTTTCTCTCACACCACTAGCTTTCAAAAGAACAGGTGATGACTTTGCAATCATTGTCATCTAATTATACCCAAAGAAAATGGGAATGGAAAACACAAAGGATAGCCTCTGTAGAAGACATCTGAAACCAACTTGTTGTAGAGTCTAACACTTCAAACCACATAAATTAGTGCTTAGCTTATTCCTTGATCAATTAAATATCAAGTTAGCTTCCTGGATTGTGccaaaactaaaaataataCCCTAAACTGGAATCATTTAATATTGCTAAAACATTCAGTGGAGTCAAATAAAATTCTAAATTTGGTAAAATCGTAAGCCTCACAGGAGTACATGAAGATTaataatttcacacaaaagaaagaaacttgaTGTTTCAAAATGTCCTGGTTGGATTTCTCAACATACATCAATTTGATATCCAATCTGCTCTTGAAATATATTTGGCAGCGACAGTTATGGACAGGAACACTATCATCTCATCAGATGGGGAAGAAAACATTAAGGTTGCAACATAGAATTAGTGCTAAAACAAAATCAGAAGTAAGCCTCTGATGTTTGAATCATCAAGACAATTTTACAAATGGCAATCAATGCAGACTGAAATTCACAACTCAAACAATCCTAAATCTTCTGGGGTCCTGAAGCATCAGCTATTAGAGGTTTTGTCCCCCTAAATTTTCATCACTTTCATAGGTCACCGAGGAAACATCAAACCAAACTGTGTTAGCATACTGGCAAATAAACAAAGAATTTGAACTTGCATCACACTAATTCAAGCCCTAGTTCTCCGTTCCATCACCTTTCCTCAGACAAAAAACCAACTCCCTCATTCCAATCCATCACATACCAAACTGGGATTACACTATTTATGTATGTTCTTCATTCTTAATTTTGCTAATTTCAAATACTCATGTCAAATTCCATAGCTTAACAGCTTACATCAAAGCCTAAAACTTCATGCTCCGCCAAAAAGGCTATTCAGTAAAAACCCAATTATCGCGCAACTTACTAGGGGGAACAGAAAAAAACCAACAACCAAACCAAATCAAACCAACCCTTAATAATGATTCTAAGAAAAACCCACTTCAATTTTGCCAAGAAACAATTTGCAAAACAAATTATACAGGAAAAGAAACATCCAACTTCataaaactaaacaaaaatgccATAGAAAACAACAGAAAACATAAATGGAGTTTTAAGGAGAAGGAAGAGGAGGATACGGGGTGCGGGAGTGCTTGTCTCTGGAATTGATGGCAAGAGGATTGGTGCTGCATATTCTCTGAACAGCCTCCAGGTCCCCCGATCGAGCTGCTCCATGTAATTCCTCATCTGCAGTGTTATTTGTAGCTGATGTTGCTGGTCTTGATGGTTTCTTCGGCTTTCCCATGCTCTTCGTCTTCTTCAgccaaaaaaattcacaaaaaaccTGCA from Coffea eugenioides isolate CCC68of chromosome 8, Ceug_1.0, whole genome shotgun sequence encodes the following:
- the LOC113779876 gene encoding tankyrase-like translates to MGKPKKPSRPATSATNNTADEELHGAARSGDLEAVQRICSTNPLAINSRDKHSRTPLHLAAWSGQTKVMEYLCKKADVGAAAMDDMGAIHFAAQKGHTEVVRILVNFGVPIKSHNRKGMTALHYAAQGSHLELVKYLIKKGANIDAKNKAGKTPVDLAGSEEIRAFLVQCQTTSCKEVLNGKGKFSEGRPNSSLEENAGTAEIEVPDRGEEPDKEKDEFFKRKSDEDTAKDILPQTKKPKVSLNHLLAADDTQEDDE